The following DNA comes from Allobranchiibius huperziae.
CAGCAGAAGAGCAGCACCGCCAGCGCCACCGTGCCGAACCACCAGATGCCGACGTTGCCCAGTGAGGTGATGGCCTTGCTGCATTGCGCCGCGCCGCACTCGTGCGGGGGCGGGCTCTCGTAGAAGAACGACGTCGGGCGGGTCTGCAGCATCCACGACCACGGGTTCGACTCGTACGGGTGCGGCTGCGTGATCGACAACGCGGCCTTGTACATCTCGACGTTGTACTCCCACAGCGAACGCAACGGATCGGGCAGCCACGCGAAGAGGTGACTGTCGGGTGAGATGCCGTCGTTCTTCACCGCCGGGTTGTTCACCGCCCATTGCCGGTCGTAGGCGTCCGGATGGGTGAACCACCCGATCCAGGTGATCAGATAGGTGCCGACGGCGACCGCCACCATGTAGACGGCGGCGGGCAGCGCGTCCTTGAGGAACGTCGCGCTGATCCAGCGGCGTACGCCGACGCTGCGCCGGGCGCCGACGTCCCAGAGCACCGACATCACGCAGAAGACCGCGAGGTAGTAGCCGCCGGACCACTTGGTGGCCACGTCCAGACCCAGGCACACGGCAGCGACCCAGCGCCACGGCCGCCAGCCGAGCCACGGTCCGGCCAGGTCGTGCGCGTCCCAGGTGCCGGCGTCCTTCATCGCGGCGACCTTGCGGGCCAGGATGCCGCGGGTGCGGGCCCGGTCGGCGAGCAGCGCGACGAACCCGGCGAGCGCCCAGAACATCACCATGATGTCGAGGATCCCGGTGCGGGACATGACGAACTCGCTGCCCTCGAAGCACAGCAGGAGCGAGGCGACGGTGGCGAGCAGCGGTGACCGGAAGAGGTGCCACGCGGCCCGGCCGACGAGATAGATGCTGAGCGTCCCGGTCACCGCGACCGCGAACCGCCACCCGAACGAGCTGTTGATGCCGAAGAGCGACTCCCCGAAGCCGATCAGCCACTTGCCCATCGGCGGGTGCACCACGAAGTCCGGGTTCACACCGTAGATGTGCGGATTGCCCATCGTGAAGAGGCTGTCGGGGTTGTTCGTGATGCCGGTGGTCTTGTCCTGCTTGCGCTCGTACCCGAAGCGCATGAGGGACCAGCCCTCTTTGACGTAGTACGTCTCGTCGAAGATCAGCTGGTGGGGGCGGCCGACGTTCCAGAACCGCAGGATCCCGCCGACGACGGTCAGCATCGCCGGGCCGAGCCAGCCCCAGAGCTTCTCCTGCGCCGTACGCGGTCGCCCGAGCAGCCGTCGGCGCAGCTGCTCGGTGGTGCTGAGGGCCCGG
Coding sequences within:
- a CDS encoding dolichyl-phosphate-mannose--protein mannosyltransferase; amino-acid sequence: MIQTLVRPPRRTRLAPTRALSTTEQLRRRLLGRPRTAQEKLWGWLGPAMLTVVGGILRFWNVGRPHQLIFDETYYVKEGWSLMRFGYERKQDKTTGITNNPDSLFTMGNPHIYGVNPDFVVHPPMGKWLIGFGESLFGINSSFGWRFAVAVTGTLSIYLVGRAAWHLFRSPLLATVASLLLCFEGSEFVMSRTGILDIMVMFWALAGFVALLADRARTRGILARKVAAMKDAGTWDAHDLAGPWLGWRPWRWVAAVCLGLDVATKWSGGYYLAVFCVMSVLWDVGARRSVGVRRWISATFLKDALPAAVYMVAVAVGTYLITWIGWFTHPDAYDRQWAVNNPAVKNDGISPDSHLFAWLPDPLRSLWEYNVEMYKAALSITQPHPYESNPWSWMLQTRPTSFFYESPPPHECGAAQCSKAITSLGNVGIWWFGTVALAVLLFCWLLRRDWRAGAIWGGVAAGWFPWFQYQQRTIFTFYSVVFSPYVVLACVFVLGLMLGPVTADARRVLFGKVAVGGYLLLVTGLFIFFWPIWTGQVIPQTHWQWRMWFPSWV